One Setaria italica strain Yugu1 chromosome I, Setaria_italica_v2.0, whole genome shotgun sequence DNA window includes the following coding sequences:
- the LOC101764621 gene encoding cytokinin dehydrogenase 7 — MARTRFVALALLTSFISVVAGQLRPLPAAGLPGDLFNLGIASRLRTDGNATARASTDFGQMVTAAPEAVFHPRTPADIAALIRFSASSPAPFPVAPRGQGHSWRGQSLAPGGVVVDMRSMGRGRRGARINVSAAGAEPYVDAGGEQLWIDVLRATLRHGLAPRVWTDYLRLTVGGTLSNAGIGGQAFRHGPQIANVHELDVVTGTGEMVTCSRDKNSDLFFAALGGLGQFGVITRARIMLETAPKRVRWVRLAYTDVVTFTKDQEFLISDRAREVGFNYVEGQVQLNRSFAEGPKSTPFFSATDLNRLAKLALRKGSAAIYYIEGAMYYNEDNPESVDQKMEALMDNLSFEPGFVFTKDVTFVQFLDRVLEEERVLRSAGVWEVPHPWLNLFVPRSRILDFDNGVFKGLLRDANPAGIILMYPMNKDKWDDRMTAMTPTDDEDVFYAVSLLWSALSVDEVVKLERENESVMNLCDKAGIKWKQYLPHHTSQDGWQQHFGAKWGKITELKAKYDPQAILSPGQKIFPSRAEAVGIATA, encoded by the exons ATGGCGAGAACTCGTTTCGTTGCACTCGCTCTCCTCACTAGCTTCAtctccgtcgtcgccggccagcTCCGACCATTGCCTGCCGCTGGCCTCCCGGGCGATCTTTTCAACCTGGGTATCGCGTCGAGGCTCCGCACCGATGGCAacgcgacggcgagggcgtcgACGGACTTCGGCCAGATGGTCACGGCCGCGCCGGAGGCCGTGTTCCACCCGCGCACGCCCGCCGACATCGCCGCGCTCATCCGGttctccgcctcctcgccggcgccgttcCCCGTGGCGCCGCGCGGGCAGGGACACTCCTGGCGCGGCCAGTCGCTGGCCCCCGGAGGCGTTGTCGTGGACATGCGCTCGAtggggcgcggccgccgcggcgcacgcATCAACgtgtccgccgccggcgcggagccgtacgtcgacgccggcggcgagcagctgTGGATCGACGTGCTCCGCGCGACCCTGCGGCACGGCCTCGCGCCGCGCGTGTGGACGGACTACCTCCGGCTCACCGTCGGCGGTACGCTCTCCAACGCCGGCATCGGCGGCCAGGCGTTCCGGCACGGCCCGCAGATCGCCAACGTGCACGAACTCGACGTCGTCACAG GAACGGGTGAGATGGTGACATGCTCCCGGGACAAGAACTCGGACTTGTTCTTCGCGGCTCTGGGTGGATTGGGGCAATTCGGTGTAATCACAAGGGCTCGGATCATGCTTGAGACAGCCCCAAAGCGGGTGCGTTGGGTCCGGCTTGCCTACACGGATGTGGTTACATTCACCAAGGACCAGGAGTTTCTCATATCCGATCGAGCTCGGGAAGTCGGGTTCAACTACGTTGAAGGCCAAGTCCAGCTCAACCGGTCCTTTGCCGAAGGTCCCAAGTCAACACCGTTCTTCTCCGCCACCGATCTCAACAGGTTGGCCAAACTCGCCTTGAGGAAAGGATCCGCTGCAATTTACTACATCGAAGGCGCCATGTACTACAACGAGGATAACCCTGAATCTGTGGATCAG AAAATGGAGGCACTAATGGACAACCTAAGCTTCGAGCCAGGGTTTGTGTTCACCAAGGATGTGACATTCGTGCAGTTCCTTGATCGTgtgctggaggaggagagggtGCTCCGGTCAGCCGGAGTGTGGGAGGTGCCCCACCCATGGCTAAACCTTTTCGTCCCCCGATCTCGCATACTTGACTTTGACAATGGTGTCTTCAAGGGTCTCCTTAGGGATGCCAACCCAGCTGGGATAATCCTTATGTACCCCATGAACAAGGATAAGTGGGATGACCGGATGACGGCGATGACCCCAACAGATGATGAGGATGTTTTCTATGCCGTGAGTTTGCTTTGGTCGGCATTGTCGGTAGACGAAGTGGTGAAGCTAGAGAGGGAGAATGAGTCGGTGATGAATTTATGTGATAAGGCAGGCATCAAATGGAAGCAATACTTGCCACACCACACGTCTCAAGATGGGTGGCAACAACATTTTGGGGCTAAATGGGGCAAAATTACCGAGCTGAAGGCCAAGTATGATCCTCAAGCAATATTATCGCCGGGTCAGAAGATTTTTCCATCACGAGCCGAGGCTGTTGGCATTGCGACTGCGTAA